In the Ruminococcus sp. OA3 genome, one interval contains:
- a CDS encoding helix-turn-helix domain-containing protein yields MKQSEDRVSEKWQLLSNLYGEYARAAGLTSMSLLVLEIIYDNQDKCTQKLICEQSQFTKQSVNMIIKSFWKQGYVELVELSTDRRNKQVKLSERGMQYAGKIIGCLWKVDSDVMEKMTDEQRETLIIYAEIYEECIRNAISRITHIHQKNETGGAGADEK; encoded by the coding sequence ATGAAACAATCAGAAGACAGGGTATCTGAAAAATGGCAGTTGCTCAGCAACCTGTACGGGGAGTATGCAAGGGCAGCAGGTTTGACTTCCATGAGTTTGCTTGTTTTGGAGATTATCTATGACAACCAGGACAAATGCACACAAAAGCTGATCTGTGAACAAAGTCAGTTTACCAAGCAAAGCGTAAATATGATTATCAAATCTTTTTGGAAGCAGGGATATGTAGAACTGGTAGAATTAAGTACTGACAGGAGAAATAAGCAGGTAAAGCTGAGTGAACGAGGCATGCAGTACGCAGGTAAAATCATCGGCTGCTTATGGAAAGTGGACAGCGATGTAATGGAAAAAATGACTGATGAGCAGCGGGAGACACTGATTATTTACGCAGAAATATATGAAGAATGTATCCGGAATGCAATTAGCAGGATAACGCACATTCACCAAAAAAACGAGACAGGAGGTGCCGGTGCTGATGAAAAATAA
- a CDS encoding cysteine-rich KTR domain-containing protein, with amino-acid sequence MMKNNWIHCPLCKSKTRLKARSDTLLKNFPLYCPKCRQETLISITNLKLKILTEPDA; translated from the coding sequence CTGATGAAAAATAACTGGATTCACTGCCCACTGTGCAAAAGTAAAACCAGATTGAAGGCACGCAGTGATACCCTGCTTAAAAACTTTCCATTATATTGCCCGAAGTGCAGGCAGGAAACACTGATCAGCATCACAAATTTGAAACTGAAAATTCTTACAGAGCCAGACGCTTAA
- a CDS encoding ABC transporter ATP-binding protein, with product MIKILKNLTKKEWGFTVISLGLIVLQVWMDLTLPEFMGKITGLVQSAGSRMNEILLTGGRMLLLTLGSVVISVMIAGLAARIATSLSSRLRTELFRKVQSFTMQEINNFSIPSLITRTTNDITQIQMLVVIGLQILIKAPILAVWAIVKITGKSWQWSFATGIAVAALIAVSVVLIALAIPKFKLLQQQTDDLSRVSRENLTGLHVVRAYNAEGYQEQKFKKINDAFTHTNLFSNRLMAALMPSVELIMNGLALSVYWIGAVLISSAAVMTRLTLFSDMMVFSSYAIQLLMAFMMLVMVLILIPRASVSAHRICEVLETDPAIKDGTIDGLHTATPGQVEFKNVSFKYPDAEDYVLKDISFRAGKGETVAFIGATGCGKSTVINLIPRFYDATEGGVYVDGINVKDFTQAALRNKIGYVSQKAVLFKGDVSFNVSFGSNGTGGVSKKAVVSAISTAQSKEFVERMEDSYNSYVAPGGTNLSGGQKQRLSIARAIARDPEILIFDDSFSALDYKTDRLLQKELKRHASDATVIIVAQRIGTIKDADKIIVLEEGRVAGMGTHLELMKDCGLYKEIAYSQLSKEELENGS from the coding sequence TTGATAAAAATATTAAAGAATCTTACGAAGAAAGAATGGGGGTTTACGGTAATAAGCCTTGGACTGATAGTCCTTCAGGTGTGGATGGATTTGACCCTGCCGGAATTTATGGGAAAAATCACCGGGCTTGTCCAGAGCGCTGGAAGCAGGATGAATGAAATCCTGCTCACGGGCGGCAGAATGCTGCTGCTCACACTGGGAAGCGTTGTGATCTCTGTCATGATAGCCGGACTGGCGGCACGAATCGCAACCAGTCTTTCTTCCAGACTGAGGACGGAATTGTTTCGTAAGGTCCAGTCGTTCACAATGCAGGAAATCAACAATTTTTCCATCCCCAGTCTGATTACGAGAACCACAAACGATATCACGCAGATTCAGATGCTGGTAGTGATCGGGTTACAAATACTGATTAAAGCTCCGATTCTGGCAGTATGGGCTATTGTAAAAATCACGGGCAAAAGCTGGCAGTGGTCCTTTGCAACAGGAATTGCCGTGGCGGCACTGATTGCTGTATCCGTGGTACTGATAGCGCTGGCGATTCCCAAATTCAAATTACTTCAGCAGCAAACGGATGATTTAAGCCGCGTTTCCAGAGAAAATCTGACGGGTCTTCACGTGGTCCGTGCGTATAATGCAGAGGGATATCAGGAGCAAAAATTTAAAAAGATTAATGATGCTTTTACCCACACAAATTTATTCTCTAACCGTCTGATGGCTGCGTTGATGCCTTCTGTGGAATTGATTATGAACGGCCTGGCACTATCTGTTTACTGGATTGGGGCTGTACTGATTTCTTCCGCAGCTGTAATGACACGACTCACCCTGTTTTCTGACATGATGGTATTTTCTTCTTATGCCATTCAACTGCTCATGGCGTTTATGATGCTCGTTATGGTTCTGATATTGATTCCGCGTGCCAGCGTGTCTGCTCACCGCATTTGTGAGGTCTTGGAAACAGACCCGGCGATCAAGGATGGGACCATCGACGGTCTGCATACGGCTACGCCCGGACAGGTGGAATTTAAAAATGTCAGCTTTAAATATCCGGATGCGGAAGACTATGTGCTAAAGGACATCAGTTTTCGGGCGGGCAAAGGCGAAACAGTTGCGTTTATCGGGGCTACAGGATGCGGGAAAAGCACAGTCATAAACCTGATTCCGAGATTTTACGATGCCACAGAGGGCGGGGTTTATGTGGACGGAATCAATGTTAAGGATTTTACCCAGGCCGCTTTACGCAATAAAATCGGATACGTTTCTCAAAAGGCAGTTCTTTTTAAAGGAGATGTTTCCTTCAATGTATCCTTTGGTTCTAACGGAACAGGCGGAGTGTCTAAAAAGGCAGTTGTTTCTGCCATTTCTACCGCCCAAAGCAAGGAATTTGTGGAACGGATGGAGGATTCCTATAACAGTTATGTGGCACCTGGGGGAACTAATCTGTCGGGGGGACAAAAACAGCGCCTTTCCATCGCACGGGCAATTGCAAGGGATCCGGAAATCCTGATTTTTGACGATAGTTTCTCAGCCCTTGACTATAAGACAGACAGACTGCTCCAAAAGGAGCTGAAGCGCCATGCATCGGATGCGACCGTCATCATTGTGGCGCAGCGGATCGGAACGATCAAAGATGCGGATAAAATTATCGTTTTAGAGGAAGGCCGGGTTGCCGGTATGGGTACGCACCTGGAATTGATGAAAGACTGCGGGCTGTATAAGGAAATCGCTTATTCACAGCTTTCAAAGGAGGAATTGGAAAATGGATCATGA
- a CDS encoding ABC transporter ATP-binding protein — MDHEQYNKNQSADGMDMSDFSGLGGTPPKAKNTKKTVRMLLSYSKKYLAIIVIAVIAAVAGTVIALAAPGQLKELTNLITDGIDTAINMSGIMKIGTLLVILYLTSALLNTLQGWIMATVTQRISQRLRTDISKKINRLPMCFYHKNTTGDILSRITNDVDSLGQNLNNSVTTLVTSITMLGGSLTMMFMTNRIMTVTAIASVVIGFIIMLLIMNHSQKHFDNQQKYLGRINGHIEETYTGHTIVKAYNGEQQMYEPFKSLNRKLEKSTYMAQFLSGLMMPVMTFVDNIGYVAVIVVGAALVLSGNITFGVIVAFLEYVRYFTQPLTQIAQLAQGLQMAIAAGERVFEFLDAEEMDEEGNKNTHLQTVTGHVEFKNVKFGYEGTDKIIINNFSANASPGQKIAIVGPTGAGKTTLVNLLMRFNELNDGEILIDGVPISKMTREQVHSLFCMVLQDTWIFEGTIRENIVYSKQNVSDEMLRQACEAVGLHHFIRTLPNGYHTVLNDKVNLSAGQRQQITIARAMIDNAPMLILDEATSSIDTRTEVLIQNAMDKLMQGRTSFVIAHRLSTIRNADIILVLKDGDIIESGSHTELMEKNGFYAKLYNSQFEVA; from the coding sequence ATGGATCATGAACAATACAATAAAAATCAGAGTGCGGATGGGATGGATATGTCCGACTTTTCGGGATTGGGCGGAACCCCTCCAAAAGCAAAGAATACGAAAAAAACAGTCAGAATGCTGCTGTCCTATTCAAAAAAATATTTGGCTATTATTGTCATCGCTGTGATCGCCGCAGTTGCAGGGACTGTGATTGCGCTGGCGGCACCCGGACAACTGAAGGAACTGACCAATCTTATCACGGATGGAATAGATACAGCAATCAATATGTCCGGCATTATGAAGATAGGTACGCTGCTTGTTATACTATATCTGACGAGTGCGCTTTTGAACACCCTGCAGGGGTGGATTATGGCGACAGTTACACAGAGAATCTCCCAAAGACTGCGAACAGACATCAGCAAGAAAATAAACCGGCTGCCGATGTGCTTTTATCACAAAAACACCACAGGAGATATTCTTTCACGTATCACCAACGATGTGGATTCCTTAGGGCAGAATTTAAACAACAGCGTGACTACGCTTGTCACATCGATAACCATGCTTGGAGGCTCTTTGACCATGATGTTTATGACAAACCGGATTATGACGGTCACGGCAATCGCGTCTGTTGTCATTGGCTTTATCATCATGCTGCTTATTATGAACCATTCGCAAAAGCATTTTGATAATCAGCAGAAATACCTGGGGAGGATTAACGGGCATATAGAAGAAACCTACACGGGTCACACCATTGTGAAAGCATATAACGGCGAGCAGCAGATGTACGAACCCTTCAAGAGCCTGAACAGAAAACTGGAAAAAAGCACTTATATGGCCCAGTTTCTCTCTGGACTGATGATGCCTGTCATGACTTTTGTGGACAATATCGGCTATGTGGCAGTGATTGTTGTGGGGGCGGCTTTAGTATTAAGCGGAAATATCACGTTTGGGGTAATTGTAGCTTTTTTGGAATATGTGCGTTATTTTACCCAGCCCCTCACCCAGATTGCCCAATTGGCACAAGGATTACAGATGGCAATTGCTGCTGGTGAACGTGTATTTGAATTCCTGGATGCAGAAGAAATGGATGAGGAGGGGAATAAAAATACACATCTTCAGACCGTTACCGGCCACGTGGAATTTAAAAATGTAAAATTCGGATACGAAGGGACTGACAAAATAATTATCAATAACTTCTCTGCAAACGCCAGTCCCGGGCAGAAAATCGCAATTGTCGGCCCCACCGGTGCTGGAAAGACAACGCTTGTCAATCTGCTGATGCGTTTTAATGAGCTAAATGACGGGGAAATTTTGATCGACGGTGTTCCCATCAGTAAAATGACGAGGGAGCAGGTGCATTCGCTCTTCTGCATGGTATTACAGGATACCTGGATTTTTGAGGGAACTATCCGGGAGAATATTGTATATAGTAAGCAAAATGTGTCTGATGAAATGCTAAGACAGGCGTGTGAGGCCGTCGGTCTGCACCACTTTATCCGGACGCTCCCAAATGGTTATCATACAGTCCTGAATGATAAGGTCAATCTTTCCGCAGGTCAGCGGCAGCAGATCACCATTGCACGGGCAATGATTGATAATGCCCCTATGCTGATCTTAGATGAAGCAACCAGCTCCATTGACACCAGGACAGAAGTGCTGATTCAAAATGCCATGGATAAGCTGATGCAGGGACGCACATCGTTTGTCATCGCCCACCGGCTTTCCACTATCAGAAATGCGGATATCATATTAGTGTTAAAAGACGGAGATATTATCGAAAGCGGCAGCCATACGGAACTGATGGAAAAAAACGGGTTTTATGCAAAGCTCTATAACAGCCAGTTTGAAGTTGCTTAA
- a CDS encoding MerR family transcriptional regulator: MKSNRFLTAGEFAKITGTTKHTLFHYDKIGLLPPDHRTDNGYRYYSPEQLETFDVICTLRELDMPLAEIRQYLQHKSPELFMKLLEQEEELISRKMKQLKQTRALLRKKSVQLASYLERRPEDPELLEFPEQYYISSYSKLTDSTMMASAIGSLYEHCASMDDKSPYSVGYLQYQSVLSQGTYTDYHTIYLLFDNPPKRLRHTVKPAGTYLCVWHTGYWDLIGNSYQKLFAFADARGLKLEGHFFEDAILDGLTVSEEELYVTRISVRVV, encoded by the coding sequence ATGAAGTCAAACCGCTTTCTGACAGCCGGTGAATTTGCAAAGATAACCGGGACTACCAAACACACGCTGTTCCACTATGATAAGATCGGTCTGCTTCCGCCCGACCACCGCACAGACAACGGATACCGGTATTATTCTCCGGAACAGCTTGAAACCTTTGATGTGATCTGCACACTCAGAGAGCTGGATATGCCGCTCGCCGAGATCAGGCAGTATCTGCAACATAAAAGCCCCGAACTTTTTATGAAGCTGCTTGAACAGGAGGAAGAACTGATCTCCCGCAAGATGAAGCAGCTGAAGCAGACGCGGGCACTGCTGCGCAAAAAATCTGTCCAGCTTGCATCCTATCTGGAACGCAGGCCGGAGGACCCTGAACTTCTGGAATTTCCTGAACAGTACTATATTTCATCCTACAGTAAACTTACAGACAGTACCATGATGGCTTCCGCCATCGGCAGTCTTTATGAGCACTGTGCATCCATGGATGATAAAAGCCCTTACAGCGTCGGCTACCTCCAGTACCAGTCCGTTCTCTCACAGGGTACCTATACCGACTATCATACGATTTATCTGCTGTTTGACAATCCGCCAAAACGTCTCCGTCATACGGTAAAGCCCGCCGGAACTTACCTCTGCGTCTGGCATACCGGATATTGGGATCTTATCGGGAATTCTTATCAGAAGCTGTTTGCTTTCGCTGATGCCCGCGGGCTTAAACTGGAAGGTCATTTCTTTGAGGACGCCATTCTGGACGGACTGACCGTCAGTGAGGAAGAGCTTTACGTTACACGCATCTCGGTACGTGTGGTGTAG
- a CDS encoding MATE family efflux transporter → MKQTIAHDFKFLSLMKFALPSMIMMVFMSLYTIVDGIFISRLVGSVALSANNIVYPAVNILMAIGIMLATGGSAIIARKLGEKKPGEANENFSMIIVTGVITGIAGLIIGVVFLEQICRVLGATDMQIGYSATYLRVVLFFAPMCMLQMLFQSFFVTAGKPGMGLALTVAAGAANMVLDYLFMGPLGMGVAGAALATGIGQCIPAVTGLLYFLIKKDGLRFVRPKLDFRALRASCLNGSSEMVTNLSAAVVTYLFNIIMLRLASEDGVAAITVVLYGQFLFCALYLGFSIGVAPVFSYNYGAGRRDMLKRIYRICMRFTTVSSVIIGVAAFIGAPMIAQIFVDKGTAVYSLTERGCYLFAFAYLFCGINILASGIFTALSDGRTSALISFLRTFVFIVISVLVLSYFLGTDGVWLSIPLAEILTLTVSLTYLGGFFGNKERRKQKLSTDN, encoded by the coding sequence ATGAAACAAACAATTGCGCATGATTTTAAATTTTTATCATTGATGAAATTTGCACTGCCTTCGATGATCATGATGGTATTCATGTCGCTGTATACAATTGTAGACGGAATTTTTATCTCGCGGCTGGTCGGCAGCGTGGCGCTGTCTGCAAACAATATTGTGTATCCGGCGGTGAATATACTGATGGCGATCGGAATAATGCTTGCCACCGGAGGAAGTGCCATTATTGCCCGAAAATTGGGCGAAAAAAAGCCCGGAGAGGCGAATGAAAACTTTTCAATGATCATTGTCACCGGAGTGATCACAGGAATTGCAGGCCTGATCATCGGGGTTGTGTTCCTGGAGCAGATCTGCCGGGTTTTGGGAGCTACAGATATGCAGATCGGCTACAGCGCCACCTATCTGAGAGTGGTTCTGTTCTTTGCTCCGATGTGTATGCTGCAGATGCTTTTCCAGTCATTTTTTGTGACAGCGGGAAAGCCGGGGATGGGTCTGGCACTGACAGTGGCTGCGGGAGCTGCCAATATGGTGCTCGACTATCTGTTTATGGGACCGCTTGGCATGGGGGTAGCAGGTGCCGCGCTGGCGACAGGGATCGGTCAGTGTATACCGGCGGTGACGGGACTTTTGTATTTTCTGATCAAGAAAGACGGGTTGCGGTTCGTCAGGCCGAAGCTGGACTTCAGGGCACTGCGGGCGAGTTGTCTGAACGGCTCCTCGGAGATGGTGACGAATCTGTCTGCAGCGGTCGTGACCTACCTGTTCAATATCATTATGCTGCGTCTCGCAAGCGAAGACGGAGTGGCAGCTATCACCGTTGTACTGTATGGACAGTTTCTGTTCTGTGCCCTGTATCTTGGCTTCAGCATCGGTGTTGCGCCAGTGTTCAGCTATAATTACGGAGCCGGAAGACGGGATATGCTGAAAAGGATTTATCGTATCTGTATGCGGTTTACCACCGTTTCATCAGTCATCATAGGAGTGGCAGCTTTTATAGGGGCACCGATGATCGCACAGATCTTCGTAGATAAAGGAACGGCAGTGTACAGCCTGACAGAACGGGGCTGTTATCTGTTCGCATTTGCCTATCTGTTCTGCGGAATCAATATTCTGGCATCAGGAATTTTTACCGCACTGTCGGACGGCAGGACATCGGCGTTGATCTCATTTCTGCGGACGTTTGTGTTTATCGTGATATCAGTGCTGGTGTTGTCGTACTTTTTGGGAACTGACGGAGTGTGGCTGTCAATTCCATTGGCGGAGATTCTGACGCTGACGGTATCGCTCACGTATCTGGGTGGGTTTTTTGGAAATAAGGAACGGAGGAAACAAAAGCTTTCAACTGATAATTAA
- a CDS encoding N-acetylmannosamine-6-phosphate 2-epimerase yields the protein MDERIEKLRGKLIVSCQALPHEPLHSSFIMGRMAKAAQEGGAYGIRANTKEDIAEIKRQVDLPIIGIVKRDYEDSDIYITPTVREIDELMEVCPEIIAVDATISLRPGGQSLDAFFREIKDRYPNQLLMADCSTVEEALHADALGFDFIGTTLVGYTRQSEGLKIEENDFEIIRSIVGQVKHPVIAEGNINTPEKARRVIELGAFSVVVGSIITRPQLITRNFAEALQQVR from the coding sequence ATGGACGAAAGAATCGAAAAGCTGAGAGGAAAACTGATCGTATCGTGTCAGGCACTGCCGCATGAACCACTGCATTCTTCTTTTATCATGGGACGTATGGCGAAAGCAGCTCAGGAAGGAGGAGCGTACGGCATCCGCGCGAATACCAAAGAGGATATTGCGGAGATCAAGAGACAGGTAGATCTGCCCATTATCGGTATCGTGAAGCGGGATTACGAGGACAGTGACATCTATATCACCCCTACGGTCAGGGAAATTGACGAACTGATGGAAGTATGTCCGGAGATCATTGCGGTTGATGCGACGATCAGCCTGCGTCCGGGCGGACAGTCTCTGGATGCATTTTTCAGAGAAATCAAAGACAGGTATCCGAATCAGCTGCTGATGGCGGATTGTTCCACCGTAGAGGAAGCGCTCCATGCAGACGCGCTGGGATTTGATTTTATCGGAACGACGCTTGTCGGTTACACCAGACAGAGTGAAGGTCTTAAAATTGAAGAAAATGATTTTGAGATCATCCGGAGCATTGTAGGACAGGTAAAACATCCGGTGATCGCGGAAGGAAATATTAATACACCGGAAAAAGCCAGACGGGTGATCGAGCTCGGGGCGTTCAGTGTTGTAGTTGGGTCGATTATCACGAGACCGCAGCTTATTACCAGAAATTTTGCAGAGGCACTTCAGCAAGTGCGATAG
- a CDS encoding dihydrodipicolinate synthase family protein: MAELKKYKGIIPAFYACYDSEGNISPEGVQNLTKYFVEKGVKGVYVNGSSGECIYQSVQDRKTVLENVMAAADGKLTVIAHVACNNTKDSTELARHAESLGVDAIAAIPPIYFRLPEYAIAEYWNTISEAAPDTDFIIYNIPQLAGVALTMSLFAEMRKNPRVIGVKNSSMPVLDIQMFKAEGGEDFVVFNGPDEQLVSGLAIGAEGGIGGTYGAMPELYLKIDELVRTGQMSEAMEVQYAANEIIFKMCSCHGNMYGVIKEILRINEGIELGSVREPLPALIDADMATVREAADMIKKAVGKFCG, translated from the coding sequence ATGGCAGAGTTGAAAAAATACAAAGGAATCATACCGGCATTTTATGCGTGCTATGACAGTGAAGGGAATATCAGTCCGGAAGGCGTTCAGAACCTGACGAAATATTTTGTGGAAAAAGGTGTGAAAGGTGTCTATGTGAACGGATCATCCGGCGAATGCATTTACCAGAGCGTACAGGACCGCAAGACGGTACTGGAAAATGTGATGGCGGCTGCGGATGGAAAGCTAACAGTCATCGCGCATGTGGCATGCAACAATACGAAAGACAGCACAGAGCTGGCGCGTCATGCGGAGAGTCTGGGCGTGGATGCCATAGCTGCGATTCCTCCCATCTATTTCAGGCTTCCGGAGTATGCGATTGCTGAATACTGGAATACAATCAGTGAAGCTGCGCCTGATACTGATTTTATTATTTACAATATACCGCAGCTGGCGGGAGTCGCACTGACGATGAGCCTGTTTGCCGAGATGAGGAAAAATCCAAGGGTGATCGGAGTGAAAAACTCTTCCATGCCAGTTTTGGATATTCAGATGTTTAAGGCGGAGGGCGGCGAGGACTTCGTTGTATTCAACGGTCCGGATGAACAGCTGGTGAGTGGTCTTGCGATAGGCGCAGAAGGCGGGATCGGGGGCACCTACGGAGCGATGCCAGAACTCTATCTGAAGATTGATGAACTGGTTCGCACGGGACAGATGAGTGAAGCGATGGAAGTGCAGTATGCGGCAAATGAAATCATATTTAAAATGTGCTCCTGCCATGGAAACATGTATGGGGTGATCAAAGAGATTCTCCGCATAAATGAAGGCATTGAACTTGGAAGTGTGCGGGAACCGCTTCCTGCATTAATTGACGCAGATATGGCAACAGTAAGAGAAGCGGCAGACATGATCAAAAAAGCAGTCGGTAAATTCTGCGGTTAA
- a CDS encoding sodium:solute symporter, with translation MKGFTTIDLVILVVYLAAVLFAGLHFSKKEMKGKEFFKGDGTIPWWVTSVSIFATLLSPISFLSLAGNSYGGTWILWFAQLGMLIAIPLTIRFFLPIYSKLDIDTAYHYLELRFHSKGLRVLGAVMFIIYQIGRMSIIMYLPSMVLANLTGINVNILIIVMGVIAIIYSYTGGLKSVLWTDFIQGSVLLIGVTFALVFLIFHIDGGMGAIFESFTAGKFLGGDEAIFDWNFLKNSVFIIVVGAGLNTCSSYISSQDIVQRFTTTTDTKKLNKMMLTNGALSIFIATVFYLIGTGLYVFYGQNPDLAQTVQQDQIFASFIAYQLPVGITGVLLAAIYAASQSTLSTGLNSVATSWTLDIQERLSKKEMSFKLQTRIAQFVSLGVGIVAILISMVLANGEIKSAYEWFNGFMGLVLGVLGGTFVLGAFTKVATTLGAYVAFGVSAVIIIWVKYTQPEVSIWSYSLITIGISVVVGLIVSYIHRAVTGNKEQPDEKTTIYGIGKKKEEA, from the coding sequence ATGAAGGGTTTTACAACCATTGATTTGGTGATTTTAGTTGTATATCTGGCGGCTGTTCTGTTCGCCGGCCTTCACTTCTCGAAGAAGGAGATGAAGGGCAAAGAGTTTTTTAAAGGGGACGGAACGATTCCCTGGTGGGTAACGTCGGTTTCCATTTTTGCGACACTGCTGAGTCCTATTTCGTTTCTGTCACTGGCGGGGAATTCCTACGGGGGTACGTGGATCCTGTGGTTTGCACAGCTGGGAATGCTGATCGCAATACCGCTGACCATTCGTTTTTTCCTGCCGATCTACAGTAAGCTGGATATTGATACCGCTTACCATTATCTTGAACTGCGGTTTCACAGCAAGGGACTCCGTGTACTGGGAGCAGTGATGTTCATTATCTATCAGATTGGAAGAATGTCTATCATCATGTATCTTCCTTCCATGGTGCTGGCGAATCTGACGGGTATCAATGTCAATATTCTGATCATTGTGATGGGGGTGATTGCGATCATTTACTCCTACACGGGTGGCCTGAAGTCCGTACTCTGGACGGATTTTATCCAGGGTTCTGTGCTGCTGATTGGAGTTACCTTCGCGCTTGTCTTTTTGATTTTCCATATTGACGGCGGAATGGGTGCCATCTTTGAGTCTTTTACAGCAGGAAAATTCCTGGGAGGCGATGAGGCTATCTTTGACTGGAATTTCCTGAAGAACAGCGTATTCATTATAGTTGTAGGAGCAGGACTCAACACGTGTTCTTCCTACATCTCCAGCCAGGATATCGTTCAGCGCTTTACTACGACCACGGATACGAAAAAACTGAATAAAATGATGCTGACGAACGGTGCACTCTCCATTTTTATTGCGACTGTATTTTACCTGATCGGAACAGGCCTGTATGTATTCTACGGACAGAACCCGGACCTTGCCCAGACGGTACAGCAGGACCAGATCTTCGCATCATTTATCGCATATCAGCTTCCCGTCGGTATCACAGGAGTTCTGCTGGCAGCTATTTACGCGGCTTCCCAGTCCACACTGTCGACTGGTCTGAATTCCGTGGCGACAAGCTGGACCCTGGATATCCAGGAACGCCTCTCCAAAAAGGAGATGAGCTTTAAGCTGCAGACAAGGATAGCGCAGTTTGTATCCCTGGGTGTCGGTATCGTTGCGATCCTGATCTCCATGGTGCTTGCAAACGGTGAAATTAAGTCTGCATACGAATGGTTCAATGGTTTTATGGGGCTGGTACTCGGGGTGCTGGGCGGAACTTTCGTTCTTGGGGCGTTTACAAAAGTGGCGACGACTTTGGGTGCGTATGTGGCATTTGGAGTTTCTGCAGTTATCATCATTTGGGTTAAATATACACAGCCGGAAGTTTCCATCTGGTCCTACTCACTGATCACGATCGGAATCTCTGTTGTAGTCGGCCTGATTGTCAGCTATATCCACAGAGCGGTTACAGGAAATAAGGAGCAGCCGGATGAGAAAACGACCATTTACGGAATTGGCAAAAAGAAAGAGGAGGCATAA
- a CDS encoding YhcH/YjgK/YiaL family protein, with the protein MIFGNLHQLSEYDFLVGNIKSCFAYAKQHDLISYDTGRHEIDKDNLYVNIVEYRTQEREQRFFEAHRQYLDVHIMLRGEERIDLNFIQNMKQGEFVPEDDFLPLEGRAAGHAVLQAEDFLICFPSDGHMTGIQTGEPQTVKKAIFKVKIQ; encoded by the coding sequence ATGATATTTGGAAATCTGCATCAGCTTTCAGAATATGATTTTCTGGTGGGTAATATCAAATCCTGTTTTGCTTATGCAAAACAGCATGACCTGATTTCGTATGATACGGGGCGACATGAGATTGACAAAGACAACCTATATGTTAATATTGTAGAATACAGAACGCAGGAAAGGGAACAGCGCTTTTTTGAAGCGCACAGGCAGTATCTGGATGTTCATATCATGCTGCGCGGAGAAGAACGGATTGATCTTAATTTTATCCAGAATATGAAACAGGGAGAATTTGTGCCGGAAGATGATTTTCTTCCGCTGGAAGGCAGAGCAGCCGGTCATGCAGTGCTGCAGGCAGAAGACTTTCTGATCTGTTTCCCATCTGACGGCCATATGACGGGTATTCAAACGGGAGAACCGCAGACTGTTAAAAAAGCAATTTTCAAGGTGAAAATCCAGTAA